In Cololabis saira isolate AMF1-May2022 chromosome 10, fColSai1.1, whole genome shotgun sequence, a single window of DNA contains:
- the LOC133452261 gene encoding importin-13-like — MQEHVRGGGVEPIASSGSIVNAELLHTVPNVESCGEDNRPQCADRPRLPPLSACISLPSGATDPLLVLLEQLDHWQEYLALVNMILFCTGFPGHYPVSETTSSLTLTFWYTLQDDILSFEEEKQGGYLQIYRPVYFQLVDVLLHKSHYPSQEEYASWSSDDKEQFRIYRVDISDTLMYVYEMLGAELLSNLYDRLGRQLMDPQQSAVWQDTEALLFGFQSIAETIDVNYSDVIPGLIGLIPRINISNIMLADTVMYTIGSLAEWLADHPVMLGGILPMVLQGLVKAELSVSSVSTLKRICRECRQDLGPYAQDILTVSQDVLVKKIHKSSQCMWLMQALGFLLSALPADEILGPLHSLITPHVQQLDTLAHEPNPANKQSMVQILGMLSSLFSTLDVSRHADGSEGAAAARLMPSQSPRHPVMVVLQQVFSLIQTILSKWLHDSEVVEAVCGVFDKSVRTLLHDFGPMVAQLSEMLGQIYSAFPQAPALDLARQMVHIFSGEEHHIPDIRNLVEVLTSTTLALFQQGPRDHPDIAESFLLLHAQILKRKPALYLSDQLDVKALFYCGILSIKFPETPTVKAACLFFTEFLSRCKDTPALSDVLQTDGKLLTETVLQAVGGGSPRSLTEHFSDVLLNLNRHCPALLSEWLNETLQSPGFPSARVSTEQKLSFTQQLLREQSNKRRVREAVLEFSLLCRGLQGSGFSQY, encoded by the exons ATGCAGGAGCACGTGCGAGGCGGAGGTGTGGAGCCCATCGCCAGCTCCGGGTCGATCGTAAATGCAGAGTTGCTTCACACCGTCCCGA ATGTTGAAAGCTGCGGAGAGGACAACAGGCCTCAGTGTGCAGACAGACCCCGTCTGCCTCCCCTCTCTGCCTGTATCTCGCTCCCCTCCGGGGCCACAGACCCGCTTCT ggttctgctggagcagctggaCCACTGGCAGGAATACCTGGCTCTGGTGAACATGATCCTGTTCTGCACGGGTTTCCCGGGACACTACCCCGTCAGCGAGACCACCAGCTCCCTCACACTCACCTTCTGGTACACCCTGCAG GATGATATTTTGTCATTTGAGGAAGAAAAGCAGGGAGGATACCTGCAGATCTACCGGCCCGTTTACTTCCAGCTGgtggacgtgctgctgcatAAATCCCACTACCCGTCTCAGGAGGAGTACGCCTCCTGGTCCTCCGACGACAAAGAGCAGTTTCGGATTTACAG GGTGGACATCTCGGACACGCTGATGTACGTGTATGAGATGCTGGGAGCGGAGCTGCTCAGTAACCTGTACGACAGGCTGGGCCGGCAGCTCATGGACCCCCAGCAGTCAGCCGTGTGGCAG GACACGGAGGCCTTGTTGTTCGGCTTCCAGTCCATCGCTGAGACCATCGACGTGAATTACTCCGATGTTATCCCCGGTCTGATCGGCCTGATCCCCCGGATCAACATCAGCAACATCATGCTGGCCGACACCGTCATGTACACCATAG GGTCACTAGCCGAGTGGCTGGCTGACCACCCGGTGATGCTGGGGGGCATATTACCCATGGTGCTGCAGGGCCTGGTGAAGGCAGAGCTGTCTGTGTCCAGCGTTTCCACTCTGAAGAGGATCTGCAGGGAGTGCAGGCAGGACCTGGGCCCCTACGCTCAGGACATCCTCACCGTCTCCCAG GATGTGCTGGTAAAAAAAATCCACAAG agcaGCCAGTGCATGTGGCTGATGCAGGCCTTGGGTTTCCTGCTGTCTGCTCTGCCTGCAGACGAGATCCTGGGCCCACTGCACTCCCTCATCACGCCCCACGTGCAGCAGCTGGACACGCTGGCCCACGAG CCTAATCCAGCCAACAAGCAGAGCATGGTGCAGATCCTGGGGATGCTGTCCAGCCTCTTCAGCACTCTGGACGTCAGCAGACATGCAGATGGCTCGGAGGGAGCGGCCGCTGCTCGACTCATGCCCTCACAGAGCCCTCGTCATCCT GTTATGGTTGTGCTGCAGCAAGTCTTCTCCCTGATCCAGACCATCCTCAGCAAATGGCTCCATGACTCAGAAGTAGTTGAG GCAGTGTGTGGGGTTTTTGATAAATCCGTACGAACCCTCCTACACGATTTTGGGCCCATGGTGGCCCAGCTGAGTGAGATGCTGGGCCAGATCTACAGCGCCTTCCCACAAGCCCCAGCCCTGGACCTGGCACGCCAG atgGTTCACATTTTTTCTGGAGAGGAGCATCACATCCCCGACATCAGAAACCTCGTTGAAGTGTTGACCTCAACCACACTTGCTTTATTTCAGCAAG GTCCGAGGGATCATCCGGATATTGCAGAATCGTTTTTGCTCCTCCACGCTCAG ATTCTTAAAAGGAAGCCTGCTTTGTACCTGTCTGACCAGCTGGATGTTAAAGCGCTGTTTTACTGCG GGATTCTGTCCATCAAGTTCCCAGAGACACCCACTGTAAAAGCTGCCTGCCTGTTCTTC ACAGAGTTCCTGAGTCGCTGCAAAGACACGCCGGCGCTGAGTGATGTGCTGCAGACGGACGGGAAGCTGCTGACGGAGACCGTCCTCCAG GCGGTTGGAGGAGGGTCCCCCCGCAGCCTGACGGAGCACTTCTCGGACGTGCTGCTGAATTTAAACAGACATTGTCCGGCCCTGCTGTCGGAGTGGCTGAACGAAACCCTGCAGAGCCCGGGGTTCCCCTCGGCCCGGGTCTCCACGGAGCAGAAGCTCAGCTTCACCCAGCAGCTTCTACG GGAACAAAGCAACAAGCGTCGCGTCAGGGAGGCGGTGCTGGAGTTCTCCCTGCTCTGCCGAGGCCTGCAGGGCTCCGGGTTCTCCCAGTACTAG